The Erythrobacter insulae genome window below encodes:
- a CDS encoding hydrogen peroxide-inducible genes activator, whose protein sequence is MSTYLPTIKQLQYLVALHEHGHFGRAADASFVSQSTLSAGIRELESLLGVTLVERSRRVVRFTSLGEQVVTKANKLLREAEELSDLVQAAGKPLSGQLRMSVIPTIAPFMIPRLLPRLRKERPDLQLMLHEETSHDALDSLQHGRVDCVLLALPFDTGEIALEHISDDRLFVAFPKDDPRDPPATIPPDMIDQGRLLLLEDGHCMRDHALAACNRSELRASASMIGTSLHTLVQMVDHDLGLTMLPEMAIDAGILNGTDVVARPVESETAKREIALAWRKNSPREADFKLLAEELRAE, encoded by the coding sequence ATGTCGACCTACCTTCCCACCATCAAACAGCTGCAATATCTGGTCGCGCTGCATGAACACGGCCATTTCGGCCGCGCGGCCGATGCCAGTTTTGTGTCACAATCGACACTGTCCGCGGGCATCCGCGAGCTGGAATCGCTGCTCGGTGTGACTTTGGTGGAGCGCAGCCGGCGCGTGGTGCGTTTCACCTCGCTTGGCGAGCAGGTTGTGACCAAAGCGAACAAGCTTCTGCGCGAGGCGGAGGAGCTGTCCGATTTGGTGCAGGCGGCAGGAAAGCCGCTTTCGGGCCAGCTGCGGATGAGTGTGATCCCGACGATAGCGCCGTTCATGATCCCGCGCCTGCTGCCACGGCTGAGAAAAGAACGCCCCGATCTGCAATTGATGCTGCACGAAGAAACGAGCCACGATGCGCTCGATTCGCTTCAGCATGGCCGGGTCGATTGCGTGCTGCTCGCGCTGCCATTCGATACAGGCGAGATCGCGTTAGAGCATATTTCAGACGACAGGTTGTTTGTCGCGTTTCCCAAAGACGATCCGCGCGATCCTCCGGCGACCATCCCGCCTGACATGATCGACCAAGGGCGGTTATTGCTGCTCGAAGACGGGCACTGCATGCGCGATCATGCGCTGGCAGCCTGCAACCGCAGCGAATTGCGAGCCAGCGCCAGCATGATCGGCACCAGCCTGCACACACTCGTTCAGATGGTCGATCACGATCTCGGGCTTACCATGCTTCCTGAAATGGCGATTGATGCCGGAATCCTGAACGGCACCGATGTTGTGGCCCGCCCGGTCGAAAGCGAGACTGCAAAGCGTGAAATCGCGCTGGCATGGCGGAAAAACTCCCCGCGAGAGGCCGATTTCAAACTGCTCGCTGAGGAATTGAGAGCGGAGTAA
- the pgsA gene encoding CDP-diacylglycerol--glycerol-3-phosphate 3-phosphatidyltransferase, producing MLTLPNILTLSRIFALPLLAFFLWWPEWRLGYAIGFGLYALIAITDFFDGYLARAQGTVSKLGIFLDPIADKIMVATVLLILTAQGYLRGPYVGDMHVIAGLVILIREIAVSGLREFLGGLQVSVPVSALAKWKTTFQLMALGALILGGAVHGQPCQSLGEPCTSIAESYIHIIGLGSLWAAAVLTVITGWDYLRVGLKHMD from the coding sequence ATGTTGACCTTACCCAACATCCTTACGCTTTCGCGTATTTTCGCCCTGCCATTGCTGGCATTTTTCCTGTGGTGGCCGGAATGGCGGCTGGGATATGCGATCGGATTCGGCCTGTATGCGCTGATCGCGATCACCGATTTTTTTGACGGATATCTCGCCCGCGCTCAGGGGACGGTGTCGAAACTCGGTATCTTCCTCGATCCGATTGCGGATAAAATCATGGTGGCAACCGTGCTGTTGATCCTCACCGCACAAGGATATCTGCGCGGGCCCTATGTTGGCGATATGCACGTGATTGCCGGTCTGGTGATTCTGATTCGCGAAATTGCGGTGTCGGGCCTGCGTGAATTTCTGGGCGGTTTGCAGGTTTCGGTGCCGGTGTCTGCGCTGGCCAAATGGAAAACCACGTTTCAGCTGATGGCGCTCGGCGCGCTTATCCTTGGCGGGGCTGTTCACGGCCAACCATGCCAATCACTGGGTGAGCCGTGCACAAGCATCGCGGAAAGCTATATTCACATTATCGGGCTGGGCAGCCTATGGGCGGCGGCGGTGCTGACTGTAATCACCGGCTGGGATTACCTGCGGGTCGGTTTGAAGCATATGGATTGA